In Pseudofrankia saprophytica, one genomic interval encodes:
- a CDS encoding AAA family ATPase, with amino-acid sequence MPATTEREAFAALNLNWIRTADGVWTPSPVHVNGLHADTVRSLLDAIRDAAASPEDNPPGLVVQGQAGAGKTHLLGWVREQVHAAGGYFFLVGPLGGAAPFWESVIGAVVDGLTRPVEGEGGETQLRLFLRRLAGVVGASPAIVDAVTGRIPLEPVHLKDFVVALRSYDRRLGGDCQDTLRALVLFGSEDLDDEDVGRGYLQSMEEQFPNERAERGMRAPAKPATEIVRELSRLLALTGPTIIAVDQIDTATAETQLPHGHPDSPDRPEPAAPLDDDAAGPGGPWVSPIVNEVADGLLGLRDLTSRTLCLLACLPITWDLVATQAVRSVRDRFRVVSPLGVIGAGELAEQLVARRFARRYGAIGFIPPYPTWPVRPEALLAAGDYTPRALLQHIDAHVRACLAAATYTELRSFDDVATPNAAAIDTAAQDAAAPTLGAAPAAGGAPGRGAPGGRGTDLRRRRDPGQRRSPGAGVRPRQPGRPAARRRLRRAGRRLGPPARRCAGARGAGRPRRGRSRPRPARRRAGRLDSRARPRRPRLQPGRPAERQTRAARPAAPRPRRDDR; translated from the coding sequence ATGCCGGCAACCACCGAGCGAGAGGCCTTCGCCGCGCTCAACCTCAACTGGATCCGCACCGCCGACGGCGTGTGGACGCCGTCGCCCGTGCACGTGAACGGGCTGCACGCGGACACGGTCCGCTCGCTGCTCGACGCGATCCGGGACGCGGCGGCGAGCCCCGAGGACAACCCGCCGGGCCTCGTCGTCCAGGGGCAGGCCGGCGCCGGGAAGACGCACCTGCTCGGCTGGGTCCGTGAGCAGGTGCACGCCGCCGGCGGTTACTTCTTCCTCGTCGGCCCGCTGGGCGGCGCGGCGCCGTTCTGGGAGAGCGTCATCGGCGCCGTCGTCGACGGCCTGACCCGCCCGGTCGAGGGCGAGGGCGGCGAGACCCAGCTGCGGCTGTTCCTGCGCCGCCTCGCCGGCGTCGTCGGCGCCTCGCCGGCGATCGTCGACGCGGTCACCGGCCGGATCCCGCTGGAGCCGGTCCACCTGAAGGACTTCGTCGTGGCGCTGCGCAGCTACGACCGCCGCCTCGGCGGCGACTGCCAGGACACCCTGCGGGCACTCGTCCTGTTCGGCTCGGAGGACCTCGACGACGAGGACGTGGGGCGCGGCTACCTCCAGTCGATGGAGGAGCAGTTCCCGAACGAGCGCGCCGAGCGCGGCATGCGCGCGCCCGCCAAGCCCGCGACCGAGATCGTCCGCGAGCTGTCCCGGCTGCTCGCGCTCACCGGCCCGACCATCATCGCCGTCGACCAGATCGACACCGCCACCGCCGAGACCCAGCTCCCCCACGGCCACCCCGACTCCCCCGACCGTCCCGAACCCGCCGCCCCCCTGGACGACGACGCGGCCGGCCCGGGCGGCCCCTGGGTCAGCCCGATCGTCAACGAGGTCGCCGACGGGCTGCTGGGGCTGCGTGACCTGACCAGCAGGACGCTGTGCCTGCTCGCCTGCCTGCCGATCACCTGGGACCTGGTGGCCACGCAGGCGGTCCGCTCGGTGCGCGACCGGTTCCGGGTGGTCAGCCCGCTGGGCGTCATCGGCGCGGGAGAGCTCGCCGAACAGCTCGTCGCCCGCCGGTTCGCCCGGCGCTACGGAGCGATCGGGTTCATCCCGCCGTACCCGACCTGGCCGGTGCGCCCCGAGGCATTGCTCGCGGCGGGCGACTACACCCCGCGGGCGCTGCTCCAGCACATCGACGCCCACGTGCGTGCCTGCCTCGCCGCGGCGACCTACACCGAGCTGCGCTCCTTCGACGACGTCGCCACCCCGAACGCCGCGGCCATCGACACCGCGGCCCAGGACGCGGCCGCGCCGACCCTCGGCGCTGCGCCCGCGGCCGGGGGCGCGCCCGGCCGGGGCGCGCCCGGCGGGCGGGGCACCGATCTCCGTCGGCGGCGCGATCCTGGTCAACGACGCAGCCCAGGAGCAGGAGTTCGACCTCGACAGCCCGGCCGGCCGGCGGCTCGTCGTCGGCTTCGCCGAGCTGGACGTCGCCTGGGCCCGCCTGCGCGCCGGTGCGCCGGGGCTCGAGGCGCTGGCCGACCACGACGAGGACGAAGCCGTCCCCGACCTGCTCGCCGCCGGGCTGGACGCCTGGATAGCCGAGCTCGGCCCCGCCGGCCGCGTCTTCAGCCGGGACGCCCGGCCGAGCGCCAAACCCGCGCTGCACGCCCGGCTGCGCCGCGTCCTCGACGAGACGACCGGTGA
- a CDS encoding helicase HerA-like domain-containing protein: MAGIATGIGAGEGGRIRRRDRGLAGLDGAAVAGRRGLVVLRTAEWSKGAKTQDAVEAFERAGGITHFLADEDVRTFAALRQLLDGRHPALETWLLARRPASSTPLFTSALDAVYRELAPAPGHYPPVVGAPAAQVAANPLVVQAIHPPRRSPFAPAPAPAPALAPTRLVLTALPPPSPRPPTHSAAPPPMPAPAAVTAPPVTAAPPVTAAPPVTAAPPVTAAPPVTAAPPVTAAPPVTAAPPVTKLESPAPAPVLPASQPLRLAPSAAPTPSAPLAAEPTVLIPPVPALPPTPPTPAPPPTPAPPSARSEPPTAVLAPAPTPTVGAVTGPAAEPAGWPRAARPASPRTPWAAGPDEDVHDAASLPLLVPVFVPGEPARSSSAPPPPATAEPAPDAPLLVPVALPRMPGAAAHPGDADPLPVPLSPPPLETPPPAPKAPQPPAEIVRPATEAAQPPAVVEPAGFQDGVARLVPVALPLATGGNGSRGQAVPAERPAAAGGNGSAGHVEPPPPERGVARLVPVAGPAGYLPVAPVRPAASEAPHLAPAWPSLPQSQRTPLVVPAPTAGGNGSADPTGWLGHADPTATGAGSANGVPPGTADAGGAGPGAAGAGAGGEVGAEGDDEVAGEEPGELVAVGTAAGTGAAVELRLAALRRHAVIFAGSGSGKTVLVRRLVEECALRGVSSIVLDPTGELARLGEAWPAPPRHGWGRGDAELAREYLAATDVVVWTPNRDDGRPLRLTAGDDGPATDPGTLLAPALGRRARVSVVSLVGLETDEERQAFVGELQRALLAWAGRRSAAGRPLAGLLVLDEAQTFAPAGLTTPTTDSTIALLDQAGDHGLGLVLATQSPKGLDPRVSAAAATHFLGRLNAPAQIDAARALATALGGEAPEIGRLGVGEFYAASAGLPVQRVSTPLCLTQHPGWPLPPADILARARRH, translated from the coding sequence ATGGCCGGGATCGCCACCGGGATCGGCGCGGGCGAGGGCGGCCGCATCCGCCGCCGGGACCGGGGCCTCGCCGGGCTCGACGGCGCCGCGGTGGCGGGGCGGCGGGGGCTGGTGGTGCTGCGCACCGCCGAATGGAGCAAGGGCGCGAAGACGCAGGACGCGGTGGAGGCGTTCGAGCGGGCCGGCGGCATCACCCATTTCCTCGCGGACGAGGACGTGCGGACGTTCGCCGCGCTGCGCCAGCTTCTCGACGGCCGCCACCCCGCGCTGGAGACCTGGCTGCTCGCCCGCCGCCCGGCGAGCTCCACTCCCCTGTTCACGTCGGCCCTCGACGCCGTCTACCGCGAGCTCGCGCCCGCACCAGGCCACTACCCGCCGGTGGTCGGCGCCCCGGCGGCCCAGGTCGCCGCCAATCCGCTCGTCGTGCAGGCCATCCACCCGCCGCGCCGTTCACCGTTCGCCCCGGCGCCAGCACCAGCGCCGGCGTTGGCCCCGACCAGGCTCGTCCTCACCGCCCTGCCTCCGCCCTCCCCGCGTCCGCCGACCCACTCCGCCGCCCCGCCCCCGATGCCGGCGCCCGCCGCCGTGACAGCTCCGCCAGTCACGGCGGCTCCACCGGTCACGGCGGCTCCGCCAGTCACGGCGGCTCCGCCAGTCACGGCGGCTCCGCCAGTCACGGCGGCTCCACCGGTCACGGCGGCTCCACCGGTCACGGCGGCTCCACCGGTCACGAAACTGGAATCGCCGGCGCCGGCGCCAGTTCTCCCCGCATCCCAGCCGCTCCGCCTCGCGCCGTCGGCCGCTCCGACTCCGTCGGCCCCGCTGGCGGCGGAGCCGACGGTCCTGATCCCGCCTGTCCCGGCGTTGCCCCCCACGCCCCCCACACCCGCGCCGCCCCCCACGCCCGCGCCGCCCTCGGCGCGTTCGGAGCCGCCAACCGCCGTGCTCGCTCCCGCGCCGACGCCCACGGTGGGCGCGGTGACCGGGCCGGCGGCGGAGCCGGCCGGCTGGCCACGGGCCGCGCGGCCGGCCTCGCCAAGGACGCCCTGGGCGGCCGGCCCCGACGAGGACGTCCACGACGCGGCCTCCTTGCCCCTGCTGGTGCCGGTGTTCGTCCCCGGCGAGCCGGCACGTTCCTCGTCGGCTCCGCCACCGCCCGCGACAGCGGAACCGGCCCCCGACGCGCCGCTGCTGGTACCGGTGGCGCTGCCGAGGATGCCCGGCGCGGCGGCCCATCCGGGCGACGCCGATCCACTGCCGGTCCCTCTGTCTCCGCCTCCGCTGGAGACTCCTCCGCCCGCGCCGAAGGCTCCTCAGCCCCCGGCGGAAATCGTGCGGCCCGCGACGGAAGCCGCTCAGCCTCCCGCCGTCGTCGAACCGGCCGGGTTCCAGGACGGGGTGGCCCGGCTCGTCCCCGTCGCGCTGCCGCTGGCCACCGGCGGCAACGGATCCCGGGGCCAGGCGGTACCAGCCGAGCGGCCAGCGGCCGCCGGCGGCAACGGGTCCGCGGGCCACGTCGAACCACCCCCACCTGAGCGGGGCGTCGCCAGGCTCGTACCGGTCGCGGGCCCGGCGGGGTACCTACCGGTGGCGCCGGTCAGGCCAGCGGCGTCCGAGGCGCCCCACCTGGCCCCTGCTTGGCCAAGCCTCCCGCAATCCCAGCGGACCCCGCTGGTCGTACCCGCGCCGACGGCCGGCGGCAACGGGTCGGCCGATCCCACCGGGTGGTTGGGGCACGCGGATCCGACGGCGACCGGTGCGGGGTCCGCGAACGGTGTGCCTCCCGGCACCGCGGACGCCGGCGGCGCCGGCCCTGGTGCGGCTGGAGCTGGGGCTGGGGGCGAGGTTGGGGCTGAGGGCGACGACGAGGTCGCGGGCGAGGAGCCGGGCGAGCTGGTGGCGGTCGGGACGGCGGCGGGGACCGGGGCGGCGGTGGAGCTCCGGTTGGCGGCGCTGCGCCGGCACGCGGTGATCTTCGCCGGGTCCGGCTCGGGGAAGACGGTGCTGGTGCGCCGGCTGGTCGAGGAGTGCGCGCTGCGCGGCGTCTCGTCGATCGTGCTGGACCCAACGGGTGAGCTGGCGCGCCTCGGCGAGGCCTGGCCGGCGCCGCCGCGGCACGGGTGGGGTCGCGGCGACGCCGAACTGGCCCGCGAGTACCTGGCGGCCACCGACGTCGTCGTGTGGACGCCGAACCGTGACGATGGCCGGCCGCTGCGCCTGACCGCGGGTGACGACGGCCCGGCGACCGATCCGGGCACGCTGCTCGCCCCGGCGCTGGGACGCCGTGCCCGGGTGTCGGTGGTCAGCCTGGTGGGGCTGGAGACGGACGAGGAGCGGCAGGCCTTCGTCGGCGAGCTGCAGCGGGCGCTGCTCGCCTGGGCCGGCAGACGCTCGGCGGCTGGCCGGCCGCTCGCGGGCCTGCTCGTGCTCGACGAGGCGCAGACGTTCGCGCCGGCCGGGCTGACGACGCCAACCACGGACAGCACGATCGCGTTGCTCGACCAGGCCGGCGATCACGGGCTGGGCCTGGTGCTCGCGACCCAGTCCCCGAAGGGGCTGGACCCAAGGGTCTCGGCGGCCGCGGCCACGCACTTCCTCGGCAGGCTGAACGCTCCAGCGCAGATCGACGCGGCCCGCGCGCTGGCGACGGCGCTCGGCGGCGAGGCGCCGGAGATCGGCCGTCTCGGCGTCGGCGAGTTCTACGCCGCCAGCGCCGGCCTCCCTGTCCAGCGGGTGAGCACCCCGCTCTGCCTCACCCAACATCCCGGCTGGCCGCTGCCCCCCGCCGACATCCTGGCCCGCGCCCGCCGCCACTGA
- a CDS encoding MarR family winged helix-turn-helix transcriptional regulator, translating to MALHPNESPGFLLWHATLRWQRAIATALAPLGLTHVQFVLLASVWWLNGQGERPNQLAVAAYAGTDVKMTSQVLRTLERNGLVERATDPDDTRAKLLRVTAQGGELAPRAVATIERVDAEFFSPVHSGDAVHLLRQLTGRDSGPGA from the coding sequence GTGGCGCTGCATCCGAACGAGAGCCCCGGCTTTCTGTTGTGGCACGCCACGCTGCGCTGGCAGCGCGCCATTGCCACGGCGCTGGCGCCGCTCGGCCTGACGCACGTCCAGTTCGTGCTGCTCGCCTCCGTCTGGTGGCTGAACGGGCAAGGCGAGCGGCCCAACCAGCTGGCCGTCGCCGCATACGCCGGAACCGACGTGAAGATGACCTCCCAGGTGCTGCGCACGCTGGAACGCAACGGCCTGGTCGAGCGCGCGACCGACCCGGACGACACCCGGGCGAAGCTGTTGCGGGTCACCGCGCAGGGCGGCGAGCTGGCGCCACGTGCGGTCGCCACCATCGAGCGGGTAGACGCCGAGTTCTTCAGCCCGGTACACAGCGGCGACGCTGTCCACCTCCTGCGGCAGCTGACAGGACGGGACAGTGGGCCCGGCGCCTGA
- a CDS encoding SRPBCC family protein: MWSFEHSVTTTAAAEAVWRLWADVRGWGAWNADIEQIEISGPFAVGSEIVMNPHGENPVRLRLAEVVEPERFVDEADLGDVLIRTTHRVDPVEGGDSTVTYQMEISGPAADELGPQVGPMITADFPETIAALVRLAEITAPAAARADAP, translated from the coding sequence ATGTGGAGCTTTGAGCACAGCGTGACAACGACGGCGGCGGCCGAGGCGGTGTGGCGGCTGTGGGCGGACGTGAGGGGCTGGGGAGCCTGGAACGCCGACATCGAGCAGATCGAGATCAGCGGCCCGTTCGCGGTGGGAAGCGAGATCGTCATGAACCCGCACGGCGAGAATCCGGTGCGGCTGCGGCTGGCCGAGGTCGTCGAGCCGGAGCGGTTCGTCGACGAGGCCGACCTCGGCGACGTCCTGATACGTACCACCCACCGCGTCGACCCGGTCGAGGGCGGAGACAGCACGGTGACCTACCAGATGGAGATCAGTGGCCCGGCAGCCGACGAGCTCGGACCCCAGGTCGGTCCTATGATTACGGCCGACTTCCCGGAGACGATCGCCGCGCTGGTCCGCCTCGCCGAGATCACCGCGCCGGCGGCGGCACGGGCGGACGCACCCTAG